The Arachis duranensis cultivar V14167 chromosome 9, aradu.V14167.gnm2.J7QH, whole genome shotgun sequence genomic sequence TAAATGAAGATGTATTGGCTATTGTGAGCCAGTTTGTTGGGGGCACCAGTTTAGAAATTCAGGTAACAGAGTAATTTATGAGCAAGGCTATTATGCTtgattgttaaaattaaattgtaaatGAGGTATACACGGGAAGCCATTTTAATTCTTGGGGAAATGGCTTTTGTGAAACATATGCAGGAACGGTACAAAATCATGAAGGAAGATAACCTAAGAAATGTTGTCCAGCATTCAGAAGATACAGGAGAGCTTGAATCTTCTGTTGGCATTCGTCGAGAGAAAAGCCTGAATGCTGCATTAGATTCTTTTGATAACCTCTTCTGCCGCCGGTGCCTGGTACATGcaaaattgttattttaaaacattttaagCTTAATTGAAGTATCTGATGAGATAATTAACATCTTGTGAATGTATTCTTTTCTCCTTCCCTAGAGCAGGTTTTTGACTGTCAATTGCACGGTTGTTCTCAGCCTTTAATATACCCTGTGAGGAATCTGTTCATATGTTCATTTAGAGAGTAGATGCTCAATCTGATCcttaaaatatatacaagacaTCAAAGTAGTATTGTTACATCAGTTTGACGCTTCATTGAACAGAATAACGATAACTTAAGGATCATCtcagaaactaaaaaaaaaaagatgaaaaaaagaaaaaaaaatattattaaggaCTGAATTGATATCTATTTGCTTGTCAGATCAACAAAgtcctaaaatatttttgacgATTAACTTGATGTCAAGTATATCTTTGAAGGACCACGTTAAGGATAAAGGATTTACTGTTTCAAAACTAAATTTGCAGCAATTCCGCTACTTAGTTAATTTGACGGTTTCCTTGACAGTGTGAGAAGCTGACAGTTTGGTCTGGGCCTGAAGGTGATAGAATTCCATGCAGTGAACAGTGTTACCTTCAGGTATTCTTCGTCTTCGACATATGTTTCATAGTTAGAGGCAGATAGGAAAGTAGTGCTGTTACATGTTTTTAACTTCAAAAGAGATGAAAAAGGGTTAAATGAAGAATGGTTTTTCCTCCAATAGTATTCTAGATGTGATGCCTTCAACTATTCATTCACTTAGGCATTACTATGTTGCTGttttttaattacaatattATCATAGTCAAAATATTCATCTGATGTATCCAGGCTTAATAACACATGCTTTCTTCTTCATACCTGATGAATTAGTGTCTCTATATCTGTGTGTCTAGAGTTAAAAAACCAAGCACCCAATTCTGAGTGCAACTAATCAAAGTATCATATATGTTTGATGAGGGAATTGTCTAAGACTCGTTGCCATTTCATTTGCCTGCAGTCGAAGGTTATAAAAAGTTTGTCAGAGAATTCCATGATCAGATCTTTTCAGGATAAGAAATCCACAATTATGGAAGAAGGAAATTCGATATTGGCATCCTCCAATACCAAGGAACCTAATGATCAGCTTACTATGTCGTTTTCGACTGAAGTTGATTGTCATGAAGATCTGAATATAAATATTCCTGTCTCAGAAAGTGTGGGTAAACGGAAGAACACTAATCATTTAGACACAGCAGTATGTGTCTCAACATTGCCTCCTGATGATTCTCAGAATTCTTCAAAAAAGCAGAAAAGAATTGCCAATGATGAGGATACTACAATTATTGGTCATAGAAAGAGCCACAGCTTGGATGCATGTGATGAAGGTAAAGGCACCAGTGCAAATTTGGACAAATCTATTGAACATGCTTCAAATAAATCAGTAACTTTTTCTAGCACTTTCCATGGTGAGCAAGACAAAAGTGTTGGGGATGGACCAAAAGATGCTATAATTGAGAGAGAGTTCAAGGTTTCGAATCCAATGGAAGAAAAAGTTGATGGGATTCGTAGTTTCTCAGATTGGAAACCTCTTGAGAAAGAACTATACTTGAAGGGAATAGAAATGTTTGGCAGAAACAGGTATGGATATTTCTGTATTTCACCTCATATTAATGTGTTCTGGAATTCTAGGATGTCCAAAATTTAGTTTGAAGTATCTGTCGACTTTCTGTCTAATGTTTCATTTACTTATGTGTTAGTTTCAATTGCATTTTTTTCCCTTGACAACATGCGTAGATATGGGGAAAAAGAGAAACCAACTTTGAAGAAGTATTTGTTGAACTTTCCCTGTGAATTTTTATGGAGTATATTAAAttgtttgccttttttttctacaagcaaacaatcATGTTTCAACTATATTCTCAAAAAGCAATTATTGTGCAGTTCACTTGAGAAAGGAAAATGATAAGGGTGGGGGAAAATAACTATGATATATATCAGCCAGAGGGATGGGGGATTCTGAGGGGAGTAGGGGAACAGACTAAAGGAAACTGTATTTGTCATCTAGTAACTTTCATTGCTTCTCTAACTAAATAACGGTATAATTGATTTGACTAATGCTTCCCAATAATACCGGTACTGTACTTAAATCAAAAGCTTTTCCATAGTTGTCTATTGAACTTGTGATATGTTCGACATATATCATCTATATGTTCTCTCAACAAAGCAATGTGGAATTCCTAAAATTCATGGTTTGAATTCTTTGTGCAGTTAACTTCCCTAGTTATGGTTCAGTAGTAAATAAAACCAAAGCTGAATGCATCATCTAGTCATAAATGTCCCACTATTTGTGAAGGTCTAAATTTTTCAAGTTTGTGCTCATCTAATGTGCAAATCATCCTATGTAGTTGTCTCATAGCAAGAAATTTACTTTCTGGCTTGAAGACTTGCATGGAAATAGCTAATTACATGCAAGCCGGTGCAGTGTCAATGCCCCATATATCAAGCGTTACCTCAAGTTCGACCGCTGATTGCAAGGGAAAAACTGATACACAATGCATGGTGAGAAATCCTGGTTTATTGTCCACATCTTTACCTtacgttctttttcttttttaaggcATGGTGAATATCAAAAAGGCAACTTTCCATATATAGTACACCTCACCTTTTGGGATGAGGTTTGGTTATTGTATTGTAACAAAATGTTGTTAGTTTATTAATGTAAAAATGTTTATATAGCCCAATTTGTGTGGATGTAGGATAATGCGTATCTCAATAATCTCATTTGACATTGAACTTTTAGAAATACGAATGATTACTGTATTTTTatcaaaggaaaaagaaaaacgaaATAAATAGTTACAGTATTTGATTATCAGAGGTTTGAAGGCATTTTATATTTAGCATCTTAATAACATCCGCAGGTTTTTACATATAAAGGGATTGAGTTACTTTTGTGAGCTGATGTATATTATACTCTTCTTTCTTATAATTTAGCCTTAGAAAGATTCTTGTTACTCATGTTTTGTTTCCTTATGTGTGGATAAgttcatatttttaaaagtaataaaGTATTATCTGAAGGTTCAGCTTTACAAACTTGAATTTTTTATAGAAAGTTTTGCTCTAGCAACTTCTACCAACccatttataaaatttagaagggattaattaataattaggtATGATTGATCATTTTGAGAGTTGTCTCTTGGAGGTATTGTGGAGCACTTACTGTTCCACTGCCCATGTATATACACAGTTACACTTCTATTTTCCCCAATTTCTAGAGTAACTAGCACATTGTTAGTGATTTCCCTATTCAATACAAATTCCTATTATTCAATTCTAGTATTTTAATGATACTAGTGCTAACATTCACCAGTACACGACCATTTGATGCCACGATTGCTTTTAATGCGTGTTTTAATGTTAGAACCAAGATATTGCGTCAAGGTCCCGGCTGCTGAGGAAAAGGGGCAAAACAAGGAAGTTCAAATATTCCTGGAAGTCTGCTGGCCATCCATCAATATGGAAAAGAATTGCTGATGGGAAAAATCAATCTTGCAAGCAGTATACACCATGTGGATGTCAGTCAATGTGTGGAAAGCAATGCCCTTGTGCTAATGTTGGAAATTGCTGTGAAAAATACTGTGGGTATgtccatttttttcatttagttAAGTAACTTATTCAGTAACAAAATAGGAGAGAAAATTGCAGGGTAGTTCATGTTTTTGTTGGCCATTGATGGAATCTAATGACGGTGGTTAAATATGGTTACCTGGTTAGCCAAGGCATTGAACACATAAAGGAATAAACAGTACACAGAGATATATAAGTATAACTGTAAACATGAAGCTATTCTCTTCAAAacttttcttttccatgattGGAAAAGCTCCTAAAATGCATTTTGAACTTAATTTGTGAACTACTGTACAACATGAATAATGGAATTGTTAACAAGCTATGATTTAAATGTAGTAAATTAGCTCTTCTACCTTCAGTTGTTCAAAGAGCTGCAAAAATCGGTTTAGAGGATGCCATTGTGCCAAGAGTCAGTGCAGAAGTCGCCAATGCCCATGCTTTGCTGCTGGACGTGAATGTGACCCAGATGTCTGTCGAAATTGCTGGGTTAGGTAATGTGTGAAATATCTCTTCTGTGAACTTGATTTTATGCCTCCCTAGGAAGGAATTAATGTGTCTGATTTCTAATAGTTCATTCAAAAAGTGATAATCTGTAACATCTATATGCGAACAATTCTGCCACACTGACTCTTATTTTTCCTTTTAGGTATTTCATGACAAAGTGTAAACTTTTAGTCTCCTTTGCGTCATATCTGTATATCTAGGCTGATTTTAGAAGACACCATGCAATGATTCAATCATTATGTTTAGTTCTGGTTTGGAGAAGTATTAGGTGTGGCCCTTCCCTCAGACCTTGTGTTAACGCATGATGTTTGTGCACCGGGCAACCCCTCACCCCACTCATTTCCTTccaaattacagaaaaatattgCAATTGTTCGAATATTCTCGACTCCATCATATGCACATTATCTGGGGACCAATCCGTTTCTCGGATCTTGCGTTAATGCAGTATGCTTGTATACTAGGCAGCGCCCATCCCCCTCATTTCCAATTTCCATCCAATTAAGTTAGATTAGGTTAGAGTAGAATCAATTATGAATAATTGTGTTTTATCTTTAGCAGGTATTGTAATGATTAATTAGTGTATATAATATATGAGCTGAGGAGTTCAGTAACCTCAAGCTTTTCACAATAAATCACTGTCtaaacatggtatcagagcataGGGTTCTTTTCTGTTTTCCAGCCCTTTTCTGGTTTTTCAGCCACCAGTGTGGTGTTCTATCAGTTCGCTGCTCTTATCTGGGAAAATCAAGCCAACAGTCAACCTCAGAATGTTCCGGTCAGTCACCTCACAGAAACCCACCTCCGGCGAGCTGCTCATGCGCTTCCACACGCTGCTTTTGTCCAATCAGTCCGCCGGAGCGTGAAGCCCACGCGCCACCTTCCGGAGCTCCGCTTTCGGCACTATCAATGCCGTTCAACTCGTTGGTGATTCCTGGTTCCGATTTTGGCACCGGTGGTAGTTAGAAGTCACTCCatcattattttctttaaacCATCCATTTCACTGCCCCTGTTCAACCCTTCTCAGCCCAATTTCACGTAACTCTGCCCCCTGTTCAGCCCCTTTAATTTTTCATCTCTCTTCTCAAATTTTGTTTCTGTTTCTATCGTTTTCTTCCTTGTGAACCGTCCCTTAGCCtcttctattaaaaaaaaaaaagtccttTTCTACAACTTCTGAACCTTAAAATgcagtgtttttatttttttattttttttatttttaattcagaATGTCCGTTGCTAGTGCAAATACTCCAGCAGAAGGTTTAACAACCCCAACATTCATCCTAAACTATCCAATACCATACCAATTACGTTTGCCTTTTCTGGTACTACAATTACATCTGAAAAATTGAATGGTATAAACTTCTTTGGGTGGTCAGCATCTGTAGAATTATGATTCTTAGGTCAAGGTCTCTCAGACCACCTCACTAAATCACCCCATGAAATTCCTGAAGAAAATAGAACTCAATGGGAAAGGTTTGACTATCAATTGTGTGCATTATTATGGCAGTCAGTTGATCCTGCAATCTTAGTTAATTTAAGGTCTTTTAAGACCTGTTCTTCCTTTTGGAAAAAGACTTGCAGCTTATTTGCAAATGATATCCAGTGCCTATATGATTCCACTCAGAAATTGGCTTTCCCTTGAGCAGATTGATCATGATGTGACTAGTTTTGGTACTCGATCCCAAGCTGCAATGGAGGAGTTAAACTTGTTTTTACAAGCCGACACTCTAGAAGCCCTCAAGACAAAGTTAGATAATTTATATATGGTGATGGTTCTGCATCCAAAGTTGTTGGCACAGGAGTTGGCTGTCTTTGACCTCAGTTTTATTTGTCAAAAACTAccctttcaatttaatttcactCAGCAAACTTACCCGGTCTCTTAATTGTTGTGTCACATTTGATGCTGATTCCTTTGTTATACAGGACCGTCGTACGGGGAAGATGGTTGGTGCAGGATATGAGTCACAAGGTCTCTACCATCTTAGGTCAACTCATCCTGTGGTCTGTATGAGTGTTGCATCACCTAATCTCCTTCATAATCGGTTAGGTCATCCGAGTCTGTCAAAGCTTAAAACTATGGTTCCTACTTATGCTAAGTTAGTCTTTGAAATGTGAATCCTGCAAACTTGAAAAGCATGTTAGGTCTTACTTTGTTAATTACAATAAGAATCAATACGAGTCATTTCCTTTCTCTTATTCAATTTGATATATGGGGTCCTAGTCGTGGGTCTTCTTCTTCGGGCTTTAAGTGTTTGTTACTTTCATTGATGGTTTTTCTCATTGTACTTGGTTATATTTAATGAAAGATTGTTCTGAACTATTTTCCATCTTTACTTCCTTTGTTGCTGAAATTCAGACACAGTTTGATAAAACTATTAGGGTTCTCCGTAGCGACCAGAGAATAtttttccaaatctttttttttctttatgacATCTCATGGTATTTTGCACCAGTCCACATGTTCCCatacaccacaacaaaatggagTTGCCGAAAGAAAAAATAGACGTCTCATTGAAACAGCCCGTACTTTACCGTTACATTCTAATGTCCCTATATGTTTTTGGGGAGATGCAGTCTTAACAGCTTGTTATTTAATTAACTGTATGCCATCCTCTTTTTTAAATAACCAAGTTCCTCATTCCATTTTGTTCCCTAAGGATAAATTGTACCATGTTCCTCCCTGTGTGTTTATGTGTACTTGTTTTGTTCATAATCTCTCTCCTGTTCAAGATAACTTATCTGTTTGgtctattaatatatttttcttggtTACTCTAGGCTCCAAAAAGGGTATAGATGTTACTCTCCTATCACTCATCGTCATTATGTTTCTGCTGATGTGACATTTTTTGAAGACACACCATACTTTACCTCATACTTTACCTCGCATGTTGACTCTAATGTTGTCTTAGAAGTTCTTCCAATTCCTTATTTTGGTCCACCCTTATTGCCCTTACCAAAAAATCCAACAACCACCACAAATGGTTCCTCCACTAACGCTGATAGTGTCATCATCCCTCAAACCATTACTTCTAGTCCACCACAACAACCATTAATTGTCTATCACCGTCGCCCTTGGCCAAATCATTCATAGTCTGAGATGGTAGAGGATGGTGATACATGTTCTACTCCTTTGGGTCCCCCTACTTCGGATCAAACTGTATCTGTTGATGAGCTTAAGATTGCTCTTCGGAAAGGTAATCGTACCACTAGAAATCCTCATccaatttataatttcttgAGCTTTCATCGATTGTCCCCACCATACTATGCTGTTGTTTCCACATTATCTTCTATACCTACTCCTAAGTGTGTCAATGAGGCACTTTCTCATCCAGAATGGAGACAAGCTATGATTGATGAAATGAATGCTCGAGTATAGTGGTACATGGGAGTTGGTTTGTCTTCCTCCAGGAAATTCAGTGTTTGGGTCCCTATGCATGTATGTTGTTAAGGTTGGACTTGATGGTTCAGTTGATCGTCTCAAGGCTCATTTGGTTGCCAAGGGTTACAGTCAAACATATGGGGATTATCAAGAAACTTTTTCTCCGGTAGCAAAGATTGCTTCTGTCCACACATTTCTTTGTATTGAAGCAATCCGTCATTGGCCATTGTATCAATTAGATATCAAGAATGCTTTTCTTCACGGAGACCTTCACGAGGAAGTATACATAGAGCAGCCACCTGGATTTATTGCTCAGGAGGAGTCAAGATTGGTTTGCAAGTTGAATCGCTACCTTTATGGGTTAAAACAATCTCCACGAGCTTGGTTTAGCAAATTCAGCTCTGTTGTTCAAAGATTTGGCATGAAAAGAAGCGAATCTGACCACTCAGTGTTCTATCAACACAACTCACATGGACAGTGCATCTATCTGGTtgtttatgttgatgatatagTCATCACTAGCAATAATTATGAGGGGATAACAAAGTTGAAAAAACTGCTGTTTCATCACTTTCAAACTAAGGATTTAAACTCAAGTACTCCCTTGGTATTGAGTTGGCTCAATCTAAAGATGATGTTGCTATATCGTGGAAATATGCCCTTGATATattggaagaaacaggtttgtTGAATTGCAAACCTGTTGACAGTCCAATGATCCTGATATCAAATTACTACCTAACCAAGGGGAACATTTTTCTGATCCTGAGAGATATCGAAGACTTGTAGGAAAACTGAACTATCTCATTATTACTAGACCAGATATTTCATACCCTATTAGTGTAGTGAGT encodes the following:
- the LOC107464955 gene encoding histone-lysine N-methyltransferase EZA1, with product MVSKTSDSASKLRKQHGESANDGVGGSLLMKINQLRKQIQAERIVFVKEKLKKNEKMLKCHTSVIMSAISSRESSERDETSASPLLSSRIDHPLCKFNAFSHGSGDKDHGNQDILPATTIKIPYVEGLPPYTSWIFLGRNQKMAEDQSVVGRRRIYYDQHGSEALICSDSEEELTEPEEEKHEFSEAEDRLLWMAFEEHGINEDVLAIVSQFVGGTSLEIQERYKIMKEDNLRNVVQHSEDTGELESSVGIRREKSLNAALDSFDNLFCRRCLVFDCQLHGCSQPLIYPCEKLTVWSGPEGDRIPCSEQCYLQSKVIKSLSENSMIRSFQDKKSTIMEEGNSILASSNTKEPNDQLTMSFSTEVDCHEDLNINIPVSESVGKRKNTNHLDTAVCVSTLPPDDSQNSSKKQKRIANDEDTTIIGHRKSHSLDACDEGKGTSANLDKSIEHASNKSVTFSSTFHGEQDKSVGDGPKDAIIEREFKVSNPMEEKVDGIRSFSDWKPLEKELYLKGIEMFGRNSCLIARNLLSGLKTCMEIANYMQAGAVSMPHISSVTSSSTADCKGKTDTQCMNQDIASRSRLLRKRGKTRKFKYSWKSAGHPSIWKRIADGKNQSCKQYTPCGCQSMCGKQCPCANVGNCCEKYCGCSKSCKNRFRGCHCAKSQCRSRQCPCFAAGRECDPDVCRNCWVSCGDGSLGEPPRRGDGQCGNMRLLLRQQQRILLAKSDIAGWGAFLKNPVNKNDYLGEYTGELISHREADKRGKIYDRANSSFLFDLNDQYVLDAYRKGDKLKFANHSSNPNCYAKVMLVAGDHRVGIFAKEHIDASEELFYDYRYGPDQAPPWARKPEASKRDESAVTQGRAKKHQSH